In Catenulispora sp. MAP5-51, a genomic segment contains:
- a CDS encoding RICIN domain-containing protein produces the protein MVVEKRLVAAVVAACAFAGAVATTASATTATKVVSAADAKADQVLSFYNQALDETVDACYPGPPVTTTPQVNDGCQHWVPVPASQGYLIESAYPSVPTLCIKAPSQVGQLATMAPCNAADPSQQWNFPRIGSNQVFIALAGDNTQVLGSTTPGYQLELEELTGAANQRWTQTPPV, from the coding sequence ATGGTGGTGGAGAAGCGGCTCGTTGCGGCCGTCGTCGCGGCGTGCGCGTTCGCCGGCGCGGTGGCGACGACGGCCAGTGCGACGACGGCCACGAAGGTGGTGTCCGCGGCGGACGCCAAGGCCGACCAGGTGCTCTCGTTCTACAACCAGGCGTTGGACGAGACGGTCGACGCGTGCTACCCCGGCCCGCCGGTGACGACGACCCCGCAAGTGAACGACGGATGCCAGCACTGGGTGCCCGTCCCGGCCAGTCAGGGGTACCTGATCGAGAGCGCCTATCCCAGCGTGCCGACACTGTGCATCAAGGCGCCCAGCCAGGTCGGGCAGCTGGCCACGATGGCGCCCTGCAACGCCGCCGACCCGAGCCAGCAGTGGAACTTCCCCCGTATCGGAAGCAATCAGGTCTTCATCGCCCTGGCGGGTGACAACACCCAGGTTCTCGGCAGCACCACCCCCGGCTACCAGCTCGAACTCGAGGAGTTGACGGGGGCTGCGAATCAGCGCTGGACCCAGACTCCGCCGGTCTGA